The following are encoded in a window of Roseimaritima ulvae genomic DNA:
- a CDS encoding secondary thiamine-phosphate synthase enzyme YjbQ: MWTQTTLRLPPFRRGFHLITERVCDAAEGLDQIEVGCLHVFIQHTSASLTINENADPTVRVDFETAANHLVPESLPYQHTLEGPDDMPAHVKGSLMGFSLTIPVAEGRLRLGTWQGIYLCEHRDRGGSRSLVLTLNGASYSD, from the coding sequence ATGTGGACGCAAACCACCCTTCGCCTGCCGCCCTTCCGACGGGGGTTTCATTTGATTACTGAGCGGGTGTGTGATGCCGCCGAGGGGCTCGATCAGATCGAGGTCGGCTGCCTGCACGTGTTCATTCAGCACACCAGCGCATCGTTGACGATCAACGAGAACGCCGACCCGACGGTGCGGGTGGATTTTGAGACGGCGGCCAACCACTTGGTCCCTGAGTCGCTGCCGTATCAACATACGTTGGAAGGCCCCGACGACATGCCGGCGCACGTCAAGGGTTCGCTAATGGGGTTCAGTCTGACGATCCCGGTTGCCGAGGGTCGTTTGCGGCTGGGCACCTGGCAGGGGATTTATTTGTGCGAGCACCGTGATCGAGGCGGGTCGCGTTCGTTGGTGCTGACGCTTAATGGGGCGTCTTATTCCGATTAA
- a CDS encoding DUF11 domain-containing protein produces MHDCKRTLRGLAAVATLIASAAMPGCSTTDNAGRGFMPGGKIPGMPGGSSLHPHQASLAPAPQQPDQPAAAMAAPPAIAQVAHQATAPGSPLHGSPVQTADYQSAGDSAADGSQVVPVGWGQTHRGSATASAPCGPHDAAGGCSCCSKSAYFTAGPWNKFGIDPQEFLCDGGDYAANAHVRKDDAIVGIDLEDTVVKYTTEAGDIHVQPSNRVCLYAPRFAAVRKVTAAAAGGRAIGAKGYDLPEGPGRIDLNQPSSAVTAQHSPERQVAARGLDAMRDRNRGVPVENVDQPLLAADTLAVLSNLSLITRGQLTEADKPWLAKGALAAEIWTMEEIVAVTVNDVKPVEQIRNAAAEGLTVYEFPDAGRLRIVKLADKQNALPGDIVTFILRVDNVGDSAVHDVVLTDNLTTRLEYVEGSQTCSAGARFETEDNRGASLRLTWTLTDTLKVGESATIRFRCKVR; encoded by the coding sequence ATGCACGATTGCAAGCGAACGCTCCGCGGCTTGGCGGCGGTAGCCACCCTGATCGCGTCGGCCGCCATGCCCGGTTGCTCGACGACCGACAACGCCGGCCGTGGCTTTATGCCCGGAGGCAAAATCCCCGGCATGCCCGGCGGCTCTTCGCTGCACCCGCATCAAGCCTCGCTCGCACCCGCCCCGCAACAGCCTGACCAGCCCGCCGCCGCGATGGCTGCGCCGCCGGCCATCGCTCAAGTCGCACATCAAGCAACCGCGCCGGGCAGTCCGCTGCATGGCTCTCCGGTGCAAACCGCTGATTACCAGTCCGCCGGCGACTCGGCCGCCGATGGCTCGCAGGTCGTGCCCGTCGGTTGGGGCCAGACGCACCGCGGCTCCGCCACCGCTTCGGCTCCCTGTGGACCGCATGACGCGGCCGGTGGTTGTTCGTGCTGTTCCAAGTCGGCTTACTTTACCGCTGGACCATGGAACAAGTTTGGCATTGATCCGCAGGAATTTCTGTGTGACGGTGGCGACTATGCGGCCAATGCGCACGTCCGTAAAGACGACGCCATCGTGGGCATCGACTTGGAAGACACGGTGGTGAAATACACGACCGAAGCCGGCGACATCCATGTGCAGCCGAGCAATCGCGTGTGTTTGTATGCTCCGCGTTTCGCGGCGGTGCGAAAAGTCACCGCGGCGGCGGCCGGGGGCCGAGCCATCGGCGCCAAGGGATATGACCTGCCCGAAGGTCCCGGTCGGATTGATTTGAATCAACCCAGCAGTGCCGTCACCGCGCAGCACAGTCCAGAACGCCAAGTCGCCGCGCGGGGGCTCGACGCGATGCGCGATCGCAACCGCGGCGTGCCCGTGGAAAACGTCGACCAGCCGTTGTTGGCTGCCGATACGCTGGCGGTGCTGAGCAACCTCAGTTTGATCACGCGAGGCCAGTTGACCGAAGCCGACAAGCCCTGGCTAGCCAAGGGCGCCCTGGCGGCCGAAATTTGGACGATGGAAGAAATCGTGGCCGTTACGGTCAACGATGTGAAACCCGTCGAACAAATTCGCAACGCGGCCGCCGAAGGGCTGACCGTGTACGAATTCCCCGATGCGGGCCGCCTGCGAATCGTCAAATTGGCTGACAAACAGAACGCGTTGCCGGGCGACATCGTGACGTTTATTCTGCGAGTCGACAACGTCGGCGATTCCGCCGTGCACGACGTGGTGCTGACCGACAACCTGACCACACGGTTGGAATACGTCGAAGGCAGCCAGACCTGCAGTGCCGGCGCAAGGTTCGAAACCGAAGACAACCGAGGCGCCTCGCTGCGGTTGACCTGGACGTTAACCGATACCCTAAAGGTCGGCGAAAGCGCCACGATTCGGTTCCGCTGCAAAGTGCGATAG
- the ggt gene encoding gamma-glutamyltransferase, which translates to MHSSFNRRQVLQAAIGAAALAPLGRLRADAPELGSVDVSRTTGGVVSSNSAAASAVGSEVLADGGDAVDAAIAVALAMAVTWPEAGNIGGGGFMMVAPPAGSRSPIACIDYRETAPGAVTETTLANQVDRRHPRMVGVPGTVRGLALAHQRYGTLPWKRLVQPAVALAGQGVVVEAALADSINGVLNAVSQSPRSWHKPLQQTFAHPQGRPWQAGDVLKQPVLAATLQRIADNGPDEFYQGQTAEHLAKFFADNEGLITATDLQSYQAVVRSPIQTGFAGFDVWGPPPPSSGGLVLQWMLRMIEQVGLPDPGDAVWTPASVHVMAEAMRRAYRERAAHLGDPDFVEIPAELTTPAFATRLAASISRDQATDSRALAGDIPLSAGPAESPQTTHFSVVDAAGMAVANTYTLEASWGSWVMDPATGFVLNNEMGDFNWVPGYTDVAGRIGTAANLMAPGKRMLSSQTPTIVQRDGRTVLVTGSPGGRSIINTVLCILVQRLRWGRSLPEAIAAPRFSQTWLPDQLRIETAAGDGLTDVSAALQAMGHAVTPIGFQGAAHSIAVDPGSGVRTGVADWRRGGRVAVSLP; encoded by the coding sequence ATGCATTCATCATTCAATCGACGGCAGGTCCTGCAGGCGGCTATTGGCGCCGCCGCTCTCGCTCCGCTGGGCCGGTTACGAGCCGATGCACCGGAACTCGGATCGGTGGATGTGTCGCGGACCACCGGGGGCGTGGTCAGCAGCAATTCGGCGGCCGCCAGCGCGGTGGGCAGCGAGGTGCTGGCCGACGGCGGCGATGCGGTCGATGCGGCGATCGCGGTGGCTTTGGCGATGGCGGTGACCTGGCCCGAAGCGGGTAATATCGGCGGTGGAGGATTCATGATGGTGGCTCCGCCGGCCGGCAGCCGCTCGCCCATCGCTTGTATCGACTACCGCGAAACGGCACCGGGAGCGGTGACGGAGACGACGCTTGCCAATCAGGTCGATCGGCGACATCCGCGGATGGTCGGCGTGCCGGGCACGGTGCGCGGGTTGGCGCTGGCTCATCAGCGTTACGGTACCCTGCCCTGGAAACGATTGGTTCAGCCCGCCGTCGCATTGGCCGGCCAGGGCGTGGTTGTGGAAGCCGCGTTGGCGGATTCGATCAACGGAGTGCTTAATGCGGTCAGCCAGTCGCCGCGGTCCTGGCATAAGCCCCTGCAGCAGACCTTTGCGCATCCGCAAGGCCGGCCTTGGCAAGCCGGTGATGTGTTGAAGCAGCCCGTACTGGCGGCGACTTTGCAACGCATCGCCGACAACGGTCCCGATGAATTTTATCAAGGTCAGACGGCCGAGCATCTGGCGAAGTTTTTCGCCGATAACGAAGGCTTGATTACGGCGACCGATTTGCAAAGTTACCAAGCCGTGGTGCGGTCGCCGATTCAAACGGGCTTTGCGGGGTTTGATGTCTGGGGGCCGCCGCCGCCGTCGTCCGGTGGGCTCGTGCTGCAGTGGATGCTGCGGATGATCGAGCAGGTGGGGCTGCCCGATCCGGGCGACGCGGTGTGGACGCCCGCCAGCGTGCATGTGATGGCCGAAGCGATGCGGCGGGCTTACCGTGAACGGGCCGCGCATTTGGGCGATCCCGACTTTGTGGAGATTCCTGCCGAGCTGACCACGCCGGCCTTTGCGACTCGCCTGGCCGCCAGCATCTCACGCGATCAAGCGACCGACAGTCGTGCTTTGGCTGGCGATATTCCCCTGTCCGCCGGACCGGCCGAGAGTCCGCAGACGACGCATTTCTCGGTCGTCGATGCGGCCGGTATGGCGGTCGCCAACACCTATACGCTGGAAGCCAGCTGGGGATCGTGGGTGATGGATCCAGCCACCGGGTTTGTGCTGAACAACGAAATGGGCGACTTCAATTGGGTTCCCGGCTATACCGACGTGGCGGGCCGGATCGGTACTGCAGCGAATTTGATGGCCCCCGGCAAACGCATGCTCAGCTCGCAAACGCCAACCATCGTGCAGCGGGATGGGCGGACCGTGTTGGTTACCGGAAGTCCCGGCGGCCGCAGCATTATTAATACGGTGTTGTGTATTCTGGTGCAGCGGCTACGTTGGGGCCGCTCGCTGCCCGAAGCGATCGCGGCTCCGCGGTTTTCGCAAACCTGGTTGCCCGATCAATTGCGGATCGAAACCGCCGCCGGTGACGGCTTGACCGACGTGTCCGCCGCATTACAAGCGATGGGCCATGCGGTCACGCCGATCGGTTTTCAGGGAGCTGCCCATAGTATTGCCGTGGATCCTGGCAGCGGCGTGCGGACCGGGGTGGCGGATTGGCGCCGTGGCGGCCGCGTAGCGGTAAGCTTGCCCTAA
- a CDS encoding MerR family transcriptional regulator — protein sequence MTEPLGVADDLDQEAHDDQDEAAEEQDQAASLEESPQTFQWIAGKRIAFVGKLGGVSRREAMQIVRSHGAVAVESADLNSDVVVIGAEESPLAEAELLGVEIRSAAGRGELEVIHETEFWQRLGLVDSEQAVKRLYTPAMLADLLDVSVRVIRRWHRRGLIVPVRTVHKLPYFDFQEIATARKLAELVAAGATPQEIERKLLELTQVITDVQRPLTQLSILVEGKQLLLRQGEGLLEPGGQLRIDFDALEEPVDDDRESSPAILSLSAPQSSPASSPHRHGEELGEVEFPPGEGQDDDLLLQQAYESEDAGDLELAVDLYHSILARDGARADICFQLGELLYRMGETTAARERYYAAIELDEAFVEARASLGSVLAETGQLELAVAAFRGALALHDEYPDVHYNLARTLDDLQREDEADPHWRRFLQLSPNSPWADEAQRRLAAK from the coding sequence ATGACGGAGCCCCTTGGCGTGGCCGACGATCTGGATCAGGAAGCACACGACGACCAAGACGAAGCTGCCGAGGAACAGGACCAGGCGGCGTCGTTGGAGGAGTCGCCGCAAACGTTCCAGTGGATCGCCGGCAAACGCATCGCCTTTGTCGGCAAGCTGGGCGGCGTGTCGCGGCGGGAGGCGATGCAGATCGTCCGCTCGCACGGAGCCGTGGCGGTGGAGTCGGCCGATTTAAACTCCGACGTGGTGGTCATCGGAGCCGAAGAATCACCGCTGGCCGAAGCCGAATTGCTGGGGGTGGAAATCCGCAGCGCCGCCGGACGCGGCGAGTTGGAAGTCATTCACGAAACCGAGTTTTGGCAGCGGCTGGGGCTGGTCGATTCCGAACAGGCGGTTAAGCGACTCTACACGCCGGCTATGTTGGCCGACTTGTTGGACGTGTCGGTGCGTGTGATCCGTCGCTGGCATCGGCGCGGATTAATTGTGCCGGTGCGGACCGTGCACAAACTGCCCTACTTTGATTTCCAAGAAATCGCCACGGCTCGCAAACTAGCCGAACTGGTCGCCGCCGGGGCTACGCCGCAGGAGATCGAACGGAAACTGTTGGAATTGACCCAGGTGATCACCGATGTGCAGCGACCGCTGACGCAGTTGAGCATCCTGGTTGAGGGCAAACAGTTGTTGCTCCGTCAGGGCGAGGGGCTATTGGAACCCGGCGGGCAATTGCGGATCGACTTCGATGCGCTGGAGGAACCCGTCGACGACGATCGTGAGTCTTCGCCGGCCATCCTCAGCTTGTCCGCCCCCCAGTCCTCGCCGGCTTCGTCGCCGCACCGCCACGGCGAGGAGCTGGGCGAAGTCGAGTTTCCGCCCGGCGAGGGGCAGGACGACGATCTGCTGTTGCAGCAGGCTTACGAGAGCGAGGATGCGGGCGACCTGGAGCTGGCCGTGGATCTGTACCACAGCATTTTGGCTCGCGACGGTGCCCGCGCCGACATCTGTTTCCAGCTGGGCGAACTGCTGTATCGGATGGGCGAAACCACGGCCGCGCGAGAACGTTATTACGCGGCCATCGAACTGGATGAAGCGTTCGTCGAAGCTCGCGCGAGTTTAGGGTCGGTGCTGGCCGAAACCGGGCAGCTGGAATTGGCCGTGGCCGCGTTTCGCGGCGCCCTTGCGTTGCACGACGAATACCCGGACGTGCACTACAACCTGGCACGGACGCTGGACGACCTGCAACGCGAGGACGAAGCGGACCCGCATTGGCGACGGTTTTTGCAGCTTTCGCCCAACAGCCCCTGGGCCGACGAAGCCCAGCGCCGCTTGGCCGCCAAGTAG
- the hisI gene encoding phosphoribosyl-AMP cyclohydrolase produces MTDPSSSEPKCPDFSRGTDGLLPAIAQDADNGDVLMLAWMNAEAWQQTLRTGRATYYSRSRQALWCKGESSGHAQHIVDARVDCDADAILLRVRQVGAACHNGFRSCFYRTIDSDAKISENAQRLVDPKAVYGDPSS; encoded by the coding sequence ATGACTGATCCCTCGTCCAGCGAACCTAAATGCCCCGATTTCTCACGTGGTACCGATGGCTTGTTGCCGGCGATCGCTCAAGATGCCGACAACGGCGATGTATTGATGTTGGCTTGGATGAACGCTGAAGCTTGGCAGCAGACGCTGCGCACCGGCCGCGCAACGTACTACAGCCGTTCCAGGCAGGCGTTGTGGTGCAAGGGAGAAAGCAGCGGGCACGCCCAGCACATCGTCGACGCGCGGGTAGATTGCGACGCCGACGCGATTCTGCTGCGAGTCCGCCAGGTGGGAGCGGCTTGCCACAATGGATTCCGCAGCTGTTTTTATCGCACGATCGACAGCGATGCGAAGATCTCCGAAAACGCTCAGCGATTGGTGGATCCGAAGGCGGTTTACGGTGACCCGTCCAGTTAG
- a CDS encoding uracil-DNA glycosylase family protein — protein MSIIAQVTRAAKTLSDAVDQLDFAEPVTYVYNPLQYAWAAHQQYIAQLNPKGCRVLFLGMNPGPWGMAQTGVPFGQIAAVRDWMHIDAEIGKPAHEHPKRPVEGLDCGRSEVSGERLWGLMQSRFPVAKDFFQDHFVANYCPLVFMEATARNRTPDKLPADEREALTAVCDAHLAALLDAIEPEFAVGVGMYAEKCLQRVRGEGEMQVVRILHPSPASPLANRGWAPQATQQLLDAGVWDASLS, from the coding sequence ATGTCCATCATTGCCCAAGTGACCCGCGCCGCGAAGACGCTTTCCGACGCCGTCGACCAGCTTGATTTTGCCGAGCCGGTCACGTACGTCTACAACCCGCTGCAATACGCGTGGGCGGCCCATCAGCAGTACATCGCCCAGCTGAACCCCAAGGGTTGCCGGGTGCTGTTCTTGGGCATGAACCCCGGGCCTTGGGGGATGGCTCAAACCGGCGTCCCGTTCGGTCAGATCGCCGCCGTGCGGGATTGGATGCACATCGATGCGGAGATTGGCAAGCCCGCGCATGAACATCCCAAACGTCCCGTGGAAGGGCTCGACTGCGGGCGCAGCGAAGTCTCCGGCGAGCGGTTGTGGGGATTGATGCAAAGTCGCTTTCCCGTCGCCAAAGATTTTTTTCAGGACCATTTTGTCGCCAACTATTGCCCCTTGGTGTTTATGGAAGCGACGGCGCGAAACCGCACGCCAGATAAGCTACCCGCGGACGAACGGGAAGCCTTGACGGCCGTCTGTGACGCGCACCTCGCGGCGCTATTGGACGCCATCGAGCCGGAGTTTGCCGTGGGCGTGGGGATGTATGCGGAAAAATGCCTGCAGCGAGTGCGGGGGGAAGGTGAGATGCAAGTCGTGCGGATCCTGCACCCCAGCCCCGCCAGCCCGCTGGCCAATCGCGGCTGGGCGCCGCAGGCCACGCAGCAATTGCTCGACGCCGGCGTGTGGGATGCGTCTCTTTCGTAG
- a CDS encoding phospholipase D-like domain-containing protein, translating into MPETRLRTTANVSPFRGAVMGGRTACVVAFLALAATALAASPARADVCRLLPEDAVALQARVDVIQQARHEIDCAYYAADTGRVPAAVLCLLIDAADRGVRVRLLVDGLMSRLPLGLHRTLRAHGVEIHVYRPPDRPCPGTLNRRMHDKLLIVDRQRLVMGSRNLQDSHFGLRTPSFIDCDVYIEGPTAGWAAAYFQWLWSQPHVLPLDDVNGLGRAFVRALPLAEDEWTERWKAARSDEDYRRLMQTALASLVQQSVIRLQAGRDWAAGCDPHVELEFLHESDAAKSQRSVQRRLLQLIGEAQQSLLIQTPYPVFAQPDLQVLFDARRRGLRVVICTNSLHSTDRLMTYSAFENSKQALLAAGVEIYETSGPNHLHNKTVIIDDCISVMGSYNFDERSANLNMEVSVIAYDADTAMRLRRIVEAQMTGGRRVAVSPPLLEQSAAAADKAQYWKMQLGRLFVPTFRWLL; encoded by the coding sequence ATGCCGGAAACGCGGCTGCGCACGACCGCGAACGTATCCCCTTTCCGCGGTGCGGTGATGGGGGGGCGGACGGCTTGTGTGGTGGCGTTCCTGGCCTTGGCCGCAACGGCCTTGGCAGCCTCACCGGCGCGGGCCGATGTGTGTAGGTTATTGCCCGAGGACGCGGTCGCCTTGCAGGCTCGCGTGGATGTGATCCAGCAAGCCCGGCATGAAATCGACTGCGCCTATTACGCCGCCGACACCGGACGCGTGCCGGCGGCGGTCCTCTGCCTGCTGATCGATGCGGCTGATCGCGGCGTCCGCGTGCGGTTGCTGGTCGACGGGTTGATGTCGCGGTTGCCGCTCGGCCTGCACCGTACGCTCCGCGCTCACGGGGTTGAAATCCACGTCTACCGGCCTCCCGATCGCCCTTGTCCCGGGACGCTGAATCGCCGCATGCATGACAAGCTGTTGATCGTCGATCGCCAGCGGTTGGTGATGGGCAGCCGCAATCTACAGGACTCTCATTTTGGTTTGCGGACGCCCAGCTTTATCGATTGTGATGTATACATCGAAGGCCCTACGGCGGGCTGGGCGGCCGCCTATTTTCAGTGGCTCTGGTCACAACCGCATGTGTTGCCGCTGGACGACGTCAATGGGCTCGGCCGCGCGTTCGTCAGGGCTTTGCCACTGGCCGAAGACGAATGGACTGAACGTTGGAAGGCGGCTCGCAGCGACGAGGACTATCGCCGTCTGATGCAAACCGCGTTGGCGTCGTTGGTCCAGCAATCGGTCATCCGGCTGCAGGCCGGACGGGATTGGGCGGCGGGTTGCGATCCACACGTCGAGTTGGAATTTTTGCACGAATCCGACGCTGCGAAATCGCAGCGCAGTGTGCAGCGTCGTTTGCTGCAATTGATTGGCGAAGCTCAGCAGTCGCTGTTGATTCAGACACCCTATCCGGTGTTTGCTCAGCCCGATTTGCAAGTCCTGTTCGACGCTCGACGCCGCGGTCTGCGAGTAGTGATTTGCACCAATTCGCTGCACAGCACCGACCGATTGATGACGTATTCGGCCTTTGAAAACAGCAAGCAAGCCTTGCTGGCAGCCGGGGTGGAAATCTATGAAACGTCGGGGCCCAATCATTTGCATAACAAGACCGTGATCATCGACGACTGCATCTCGGTGATGGGCAGCTATAACTTTGACGAACGATCGGCGAACTTAAATATGGAAGTCAGCGTGATCGCTTACGATGCTGACACCGCGATGCGGCTGCGGCGGATCGTGGAAGCCCAGATGACCGGTGGCCGCCGTGTTGCGGTGTCGCCGCCGCTGTTGGAACAATCCGCCGCCGCGGCCGACAAAGCTCAGTACTGGAAGATGCAGCTGGGGCGACTGTTTGTGCCCACCTTCCGCTGGCTGCTGTAA
- a CDS encoding RidA family protein, with product MSAEAQLQALNIELPASPKPVGVYKPLVIAGNMAYLSGHGPLKSDKTLITGRLGDDLDVQAGYDAARLTGLGMLATLKSELGSLDRVVRLVKLLGLVRSTDEFDQQPAVINGCSELFRDVFGEEHGVAARSALGTNALPGKIAVEIEAIFEIRE from the coding sequence ATGAGTGCCGAAGCCCAGCTGCAAGCGTTGAACATTGAATTGCCCGCCAGTCCCAAACCGGTGGGTGTTTACAAGCCGCTGGTGATCGCCGGTAACATGGCGTACCTGTCCGGCCACGGACCGTTGAAATCCGACAAAACGCTGATCACCGGTCGATTGGGCGATGATCTGGACGTGCAGGCCGGCTACGACGCCGCCCGTCTGACCGGACTGGGGATGCTGGCCACATTGAAGAGCGAACTGGGCAGCTTGGATCGTGTGGTACGGCTGGTCAAACTGCTGGGTTTGGTCCGCAGCACCGATGAGTTCGACCAACAGCCCGCGGTGATCAACGGCTGCAGCGAACTGTTTCGCGATGTGTTTGGAGAAGAGCACGGCGTGGCGGCTCGCAGCGCCCTGGGCACCAACGCGTTGCCAGGCAAGATCGCCGTGGAAATCGAAGCGATTTTCGAAATCCGCGAATAG
- a CDS encoding glycosyltransferase family 2 protein, whose protein sequence is MPLPTLLSVVLPVRDCQHRIIDEVERVLDALAEMLDEPTELMVVDDGSRDATPDVLAELQRRHSRLRVTRHARPRGMEAAGQTGLEKSTGEVVFIQETDAPLRLDDLRRLYEMSRDESVVAARAQSISKQPSGPLMRRLRAWGGQPQTQPSLRPHPGLQMVRRPHLQQLATPAGQTLPLQAERVTLQQQR, encoded by the coding sequence ATGCCTTTGCCCACCCTTCTGAGCGTTGTGCTGCCGGTCCGAGACTGCCAACATCGGATCATCGATGAAGTCGAACGAGTGCTCGACGCCCTGGCCGAGATGCTGGATGAACCCACCGAGCTGATGGTGGTGGACGATGGCAGTCGCGATGCCACGCCCGACGTGTTGGCCGAACTGCAACGCCGCCACAGCCGCTTGCGGGTCACCCGTCATGCCCGTCCCCGCGGGATGGAAGCGGCCGGGCAAACCGGGTTGGAAAAATCCACGGGCGAAGTCGTGTTCATTCAAGAAACCGACGCGCCGCTGCGGCTGGACGACCTCCGCCGACTGTACGAAATGAGCCGCGACGAATCGGTGGTGGCGGCCCGCGCCCAGTCGATCAGCAAGCAGCCGAGCGGCCCGCTGATGCGACGCCTGCGAGCCTGGGGCGGTCAACCGCAAACCCAACCCAGCCTGCGGCCGCACCCGGGACTGCAGATGGTGCGTCGCCCCCACCTGCAGCAACTGGCCACCCCGGCCGGCCAAACCCTGCCCCTGCAAGCCGAACGCGTCACGCTGCAACAGCAACGCTAG
- a CDS encoding sensor histidine kinase, whose protein sequence is MVIDRTRQVARDFGAAKMMRVHCDAIYGSDLDETTQEVKLEALNELESKLLRPEYEYSVLSLEEDANTYDNLSDAQQPSDPAERKLLEQLSNKFYLRLEQYLDKDRPNLSQRPMVLEENEAFTQIAPGNQPLFIERGPLQGRYIYYTPVFTEPECLVSCHSPMQKISFAADADPKVLAQQYPFRVIRVSMPYSATQQANAWIRAVVIAVAMLIIAITVVVLHRIMRYLVLLPLYHLRDVSDAITHGDTDMRASIETEDEFRELATAFNRMLRHLVETREQIQTVNNELDQRVDQLAQLNLQLYEANRLKSDFLANMSHELRTPLNSIIGFSEVLSGIDSLDDKQRRYATNIQKSGRVLLEMINDILDLAKVEAGKMEIRPTAFDLGTLVRAQCDMIRSLSEDKNIQLTATADEDLPKAMQDQNKFGQILTNLLSNAIKFTPEGGMIKVTVKAIEDERFELAVTDTGVGIAEEDQSIIFEKFRQSRKVLDGDGLTREFSGTGLGLSIVKELSKLLGGEVSFESQLGRGSTFHVRLPLRLPARPPTAPASPLLSGRESLTPETLTTESMNTSVLNRNKTPH, encoded by the coding sequence TTGGTCATCGACCGCACCCGCCAGGTCGCTCGCGATTTCGGCGCCGCCAAAATGATGCGGGTCCATTGCGACGCCATCTACGGCAGCGACCTGGACGAGACGACTCAGGAGGTCAAGCTGGAGGCGCTCAACGAACTGGAAAGCAAACTTCTGCGGCCGGAATACGAATACAGCGTGCTGAGCCTGGAAGAAGACGCCAACACCTACGACAACCTGAGCGATGCCCAGCAGCCCAGCGATCCGGCAGAACGCAAACTGCTGGAACAGCTGAGCAATAAATTCTACCTGCGGCTGGAGCAGTACTTAGACAAGGACCGGCCCAACCTGTCGCAGCGTCCGATGGTGCTGGAGGAAAACGAAGCCTTCACCCAAATCGCGCCGGGCAACCAACCGCTGTTCATCGAGCGCGGCCCCCTGCAGGGACGCTACATCTACTACACGCCCGTGTTCACCGAACCGGAGTGCCTGGTGTCCTGCCACAGCCCGATGCAAAAGATTTCGTTTGCCGCCGACGCCGACCCCAAGGTTTTGGCTCAGCAATACCCCTTCCGCGTGATTCGCGTCAGCATGCCCTACAGCGCCACTCAACAGGCCAATGCTTGGATCCGCGCGGTGGTGATCGCCGTGGCCATGTTGATCATCGCCATCACCGTGGTCGTGCTGCACCGGATCATGCGTTACCTGGTGTTGCTGCCGCTGTACCACCTGCGTGACGTCAGCGATGCGATTACCCACGGCGACACCGACATGCGTGCTTCGATTGAAACCGAAGACGAATTTCGGGAGCTGGCCACGGCGTTTAACCGCATGCTTCGCCACCTTGTGGAAACTCGCGAACAAATCCAAACCGTCAATAACGAACTGGATCAACGTGTCGACCAACTGGCCCAGCTGAACTTGCAGCTGTACGAAGCCAACCGACTGAAGAGCGATTTCCTGGCCAACATGAGCCACGAGCTGCGGACGCCGCTGAACAGCATCATTGGGTTTTCCGAAGTCCTCTCAGGCATCGATTCGCTGGACGACAAACAACGCCGCTACGCCACCAATATCCAAAAGAGCGGTCGAGTGCTGTTGGAAATGATCAACGACATCCTGGACCTGGCCAAAGTCGAAGCCGGCAAAATGGAAATCCGCCCCACCGCCTTCGACCTGGGCACGCTGGTCCGCGCCCAGTGCGACATGATCCGCAGCCTCTCGGAAGACAAAAACATCCAGCTGACCGCCACCGCCGACGAAGACCTGCCCAAGGCCATGCAGGACCAGAATAAATTCGGTCAGATCCTCACCAACCTGCTCAGCAACGCCATCAAGTTCACGCCCGAAGGCGGGATGATCAAGGTCACCGTCAAGGCGATCGAAGACGAACGCTTCGAGCTGGCCGTGACCGACACGGGGGTCGGCATCGCCGAAGAAGACCAGTCGATCATCTTCGAAAAATTCCGCCAGAGCCGCAAGGTGCTCGACGGCGACGGCCTGACTCGCGAATTCTCCGGCACCGGGCTGGGACTATCGATCGTCAAAGAACTCAGCAAACTGCTCGGCGGCGAAGTTTCCTTCGAAAGCCAATTGGGACGTGGCAGTACCTTTCATGTCCGACTGCCGCTGCGATTGCCGGCCCGGCCCCCCACCGCTCCGGCCTCGCCGCTGCTGAGCGGCCGCGAATCTCTGACCCCCGAAACGCTGACCACCGAATCGATGAACACCAGCGTGCTTAATCGGAATAAGACGCCCCATTAA